From Acinonyx jubatus isolate Ajub_Pintada_27869175 chromosome B2, VMU_Ajub_asm_v1.0, whole genome shotgun sequence, a single genomic window includes:
- the PNISR gene encoding arginine/serine-rich protein PNISR isoform X1, which translates to MWDQGGQPWQQWPLNQQQWMQSFQHQQDPSQIDWAALAQAWIAQREASGQQSMVEQPPGMMPNGQDMSTMESGPNNHGSFQGDSNFNRMWQPEWGMHQQPPHPPPDQPWMPPTPGPMDIVPPSEDSNSQDSGEFAPDNRHIFNQNNHNFGGPPDNFAVGPVNQFDYQHGAAFGPPQGGFHPPYWQPGPPGPPAPPQNRRERPSSFRDRQRSPIALPVKQEPPQIDAVKRRTLPAWIREGLEKMEREKQKKLEKERMEQQRSQLSKKEKKATEDAEGGDGPRLPQRSKFDSDEEDEDTENVEAASSGKVTRSPSPVPQEEHSEPEMTEEEKEYQMMLLTKMLLTEILLDVTDEEIYYVAKDAHRKATKAPAKQLAQSSALASLTGLGGLGGYGSGDSEDERSDRGSESSDTDDEELRHRIRQKQEAFWRKEKEQQLLHDKQMEEEKQQTERVTKEMNEFIHKEQNSLSLLEAREADGDVVNEKKRTPNETTSVLEPKKEHKEKEKQGRSRSGSSSSGSSSSNSRTSSTSSTVSSSSYSSSSGSSRTSSRSSSPKRKKRHSRSRSPTIKARRSRSRSYSRRIKIESNRARVKIRDRRRSNRNSIERERRRNRSPSRERRRSRSRSRDRRTNRSSRSRSRDRRKIDDQRGNLSGSSHKHKGEAKEQERKKERSRSIDKDRKKKDKEREREQDKRKEKQKREEKDFKFSSQDDRLKRKRESERTFSRSGSISVKIIRHDSRQDSKKSTTKDSKKHSGSDSSGRSSSESPGSSKEKKAKKPKHSRSRSMEKSQRSGKKASRKHKSKSRSRSTTPPRRKR; encoded by the exons atGTGGGATCAAGGAGGACAGCCTTGGCAGCAATGGCCCTTGAACCAACAACAGTGGATGCAGTCGTTCCAGCACCAGCAAGATCCAA GTCAGATTGACTGGGCTGCATTGGCTCAAGCTTGGATTGCTCAAAGAGAAGCTTCAGGGCAGCAAAGTATGGTAGAACAACCACCAGGAATGATGCCAAATGGACAAGATATGTCTACAATGGAATCTGGTCCAAACAATCATGGGAGTTTTCAAGGGGATTCAAACTTTAACAGAATGTGGCAACCAG AATGGGGAATGCATCAGcagcccccacacccccctccagATCAGCCATGGATGCCACCAACACCAGGCCCAATGGACATTGTTCCTCCTTCCGAAGACAGCAACAGTCAGGACAGTGGGGAATTTGCCCCTGACAACAGGCATATATTTAACCAGAACAATCACAACTTTGGTGGACCACCCGATAATTTTGCAGTGGGGCCAGTGAACCAGTTTGACTATCAG CATGGGGCTGCTTTTGGTCCACCGCAAGGTGGATTTCATCCTCCTTATTGGCAACCAGGACCTCCAGGACCTCCAGCACCTCCCCAGAATCGAAGAGAAAGGCCATCATCATTCAGGGATCGGCAGCGTTCACCTATTGCACTTCCTGTGAAGCAGGAGCCTCCACAAATTG ATGCAGTAAAACGCAGGACTCTTCCAGCTTGGATTCGAGAAGGTCTTGAAAAAATGGAACGTGAAAAGCAGAAGaagttggagaaagaaagaatggaacaaCAACGTTCACAAttgtccaaaaaagaaaagaaggccaCAGAAGATGCTGAAGGAGGAGATGGCCCTCGTTTACCTCAGAGAAGTAAATTT GATAGTGATGAGGAAGATGAAGATACTGAAAATGTTGAGGCTGCAAGTAGTGGAAAAGTCACCAGAAGTCCATCTCCAGTTCCTCAGGAAGAGCACAGTGAACCAGAGATgactgaagaagagaaagagtatCAAATG ATGTTGCTGACAAAAATGCTTCTGACTGAAATTCTACTGGatgtcacagatgaagaaatttatTACGTAGCCAAAGATGCGCACCGGAAAGCAACGAAAG CTCCTGCAAAACAGCTGGCACAGTCCAGTGCACTGGCTTCCCTCACTGGACTCG GTGGACTGGGTGGTTATGGATCAGGAGACAGTGAAGATGAGAGGAGTGACAGAGGCTCTGAGTCATCTGACACTGATGATGAGGAGTTACGGCACCGAATCCGGCAAAAACAGGAAgctttttggagaaaagaaaaagaacagcagcTGTTACATGATAAACAGATGGAAG aagaaAAGCAACAAACAGAAAGGGTTACAAAAGAGATGAATGAATTTATCCATAAAGAGCAAAATAGTTTATCACTACTAGAAGCAAGAGAAGCAGACGGTGATGTggttaatgaaaagaaaagaactccAAATGAAACTACGTCAGTTTTAGAACCAAAAAAAGagcataaagaaaaagagaaacaaggaaggaGTAGATCAGGAAGTTCTAGTAGTGGTAGTTCCAGTAGCAATAGCAGAACTAGTAGTACTAGTAGTACTGTCTCTAGCTCTTCATACAGTTCTAGCTCAGGTAGTAGTCGCACTTCTTCTCGGTCTTCTTCtcctaaaaggaaaaagagacatagCAGGAGTAGATCTCCAACAATTAAAGCTAGACGGAGTAGAAGTAGAAGTTACTCTCGCAGAATTAAAATAGAGAGCAATAGGGCTAGAGTCAAGATTAGAGATAGGAGAAGATCTAATAGAAATAGCATTGAGAGAGAAAGACGAAGAAATCGGAGTCCTTCTCGAGAGAGACGTAGAAGTAGAAGTCGCTCAAGGGATAGGCGAACTAATCGGTCCAGTCGCAGTAGGAGTCGAGATAGGCGTAAAATTGACGATCAACGTGGAAATCTTAGTGGGAGCAGTCATAAGCATAAAGGTGAGGCTaaagaacaggagagaaaaaaggagaggagccGAAGTATAGATaaagataggaaaaagaaagacaaagaaagggaaCGTGAACAggataagagaaaagagaaacaaaaaagggaagaaaaagattttaagttcAGTAGTCAGGATGATAGGTTAAAAAGGAAACGAGAAAGCGAAAGAACATTCTCTAGGAGTGGTTCTATATCTGTTAAAATCATCCGACATGATTCTAGACAGGATAGTAAGAAAAGTACTACCAAAGATAGTAAAAAACATTCAGGCTCTGATTCTAGTGGAAGGAGCAGTTCTGAATCTCCAGGAAGTAGCAAAGAAAAGAAGGCTAAGAAGCCTAAACATAGTCGATCGCGATCCATGGAGAAATCTCAAAGGTCTGGTAAGAAGGCAAGCCGCAAACACAAGTCTAAGTCCCGATCAAG atcaaCAACCCCTCCCCGTCGTAAACGCTGA
- the PNISR gene encoding arginine/serine-rich protein PNISR isoform X3 yields the protein MWDQGGQPWQQWPLNQQQWMQSFQHQQDPSQIDWAALAQAWIAQREASGQQSMVEQPPGMMPNGQDMSTMESGPNNHGSFQGDSNFNRMWQPG from the exons atGTGGGATCAAGGAGGACAGCCTTGGCAGCAATGGCCCTTGAACCAACAACAGTGGATGCAGTCGTTCCAGCACCAGCAAGATCCAA GTCAGATTGACTGGGCTGCATTGGCTCAAGCTTGGATTGCTCAAAGAGAAGCTTCAGGGCAGCAAAGTATGGTAGAACAACCACCAGGAATGATGCCAAATGGACAAGATATGTCTACAATGGAATCTGGTCCAAACAATCATGGGAGTTTTCAAGGGGATTCAAACTTTAACAGAATGTGGCAACCAG GCTGA
- the PNISR gene encoding arginine/serine-rich protein PNISR isoform X2, which yields MWDQGGQPWQQWPLNQQQWMQSFQHQQDPSQIDWAALAQAWIAQREASGQQSMVEQPPGMMPNGQDMSTMESGPNNHGSFQGDSNFNRMWQPEWGMHQQPPHPPPDQPWMPPTPGPMDIVPPSEDSNSQDSGEFAPDNRHIFNQNNHNFGGPPDNFAVGPVNQFDYQDLQDLQHLPRIEEKGHHHSGIGSVHLLHFL from the exons atGTGGGATCAAGGAGGACAGCCTTGGCAGCAATGGCCCTTGAACCAACAACAGTGGATGCAGTCGTTCCAGCACCAGCAAGATCCAA GTCAGATTGACTGGGCTGCATTGGCTCAAGCTTGGATTGCTCAAAGAGAAGCTTCAGGGCAGCAAAGTATGGTAGAACAACCACCAGGAATGATGCCAAATGGACAAGATATGTCTACAATGGAATCTGGTCCAAACAATCATGGGAGTTTTCAAGGGGATTCAAACTTTAACAGAATGTGGCAACCAG AATGGGGAATGCATCAGcagcccccacacccccctccagATCAGCCATGGATGCCACCAACACCAGGCCCAATGGACATTGTTCCTCCTTCCGAAGACAGCAACAGTCAGGACAGTGGGGAATTTGCCCCTGACAACAGGCATATATTTAACCAGAACAATCACAACTTTGGTGGACCACCCGATAATTTTGCAGTGGGGCCAGTGAACCAGTTTGACTATCAG GACCTCCAGGACCTCCAGCACCTCCCCAGAATCGAAGAGAAAGGCCATCATCATTCAGGGATCGGCAGCGTTCACCTATTGCACTTCCTGTGA